The stretch of DNA ATCCAAGTGTTCGGCGACTTCGTGATAGAGGGTCATAATATGGTCATCGGCCAGGCCATAGTAGACGTTACGACCCTGGCGACGGTAGGTGACTAGACGCTGCGATCGCAGCACCCGTAGCTGATGGGATACCGCTGACTCGCCCATTTTGACCGCAGCAGCCAGATCACACACACAGAGTTCTTGCCGGGCTAAGGCTGACAGCAGCTTAAGCCGGTGGGGGTCAGAAAGGGCGCTAAAAAATTCCGCCATCCGCTGGGCCTTGGCAGTGCTGAGCACCTCAGGCTGTACTTGGCGCACGTTATCTAAATGCACCAGCGGCTCGTCACAGGTTGGTGCGTCAGCCGCTGGCATGGAAGATTTCTCTGTAGAACGAGACCTAGCCATCGATTCGGTTCCCTGGCTTTTTCTCTATGATACTGAGAATCGTTACCACTGAACACCTGTTCAGAGGATTGAGAGTGTTCACCTTACGGAGTTTGCTCGCTTCCCTGCTGCACCTGCTGTATAAAGTACAGAGTTTGCTCATAGCCAGGGCGATCGCCCTGGGCATGAAATAGCGCTGCCGCCTGGCGCAAATCGGCCATGGCGGCTTGGGAGTCACCGAGCTGGTACTGCAAAATACCGCGATTGCCATAGGCTTCAGCCAGCTCAGGATTGAGGCGGAGCGTGGTGTTGAAGTCTGAAAGAGCGGCTTCGGCATTGCCCAGTTCGGTATAGATTTTGCCTCGGTTGTAGTAGGCATCGGCGTTGTCGGGGGCCAGGGCAATGGCCGCATCTAGGTCGCTGAGAGCCTGGGGTAGGTTGCCGGTGGCCGCCAAGACAAGGCCGCGATCTAAGTAGGGTTGCACAACCTCGGGGGCTAGCTCAATAGCCTGGGTCAGATCGGCGATCGCCGCCTCGGCATTGGCTGTGTGAGCGTAGGCTTCTCCCCGGTTGTATAGCGTTTCTGGATGGTCGGGGCGAATCTGAAGCACCCTGGAAAAGTCAGCGATGGCGAGCTGATAATCTCCCAGATCATGGTAAGCAATGCCGCGATGAAAATAGGCCTCGGCATGGGTGGCATCGGCTTGAATAGCCTGGCTGTAGGTGGCGATCGCTGCCTCTAGCTGCCCCTGCTCTGCCTGCTGTCGCCCCTGATTTAGGAGGCTGGCAAAGAGACTGGCGGTAGATTGCTCCACCGCTTGGGCAGGCTGCATCCCCACTGCCATGCTGCCAGGGGCGACAACGACGGCCATTCCTAGAGCTATCGCTAACATTCGTTGCATCTGCATGGTTTCTCTCCTAACCGCACGACTGAGCTATGGGTTTGCACCGCGAGCTGTACCGTAAGGCCCAGACTTGCTCCCAAACCATCACCTTATGACACGTTACAAGCTGAGCTATCCCCCGAGTTTGGTCGAGACCGGGTTGATCGCCGGGGCTCAAGATACCCGTAATTTTGATGGACTTGCCCGGCACAGTTGCCTGACCCAAGGCATTATGCAACACGCTAGCACAATCCCTCTAGCGCTCAACTCTTCCTTCTGAGAGACGAGCCAGGGCGAAAGTGCAGCAACTGAGTCACGAGTGCCGTCATCGGCAGATCTGGCAGAGGGGCGATCGCCAGAGTTAGGGCATCTCTCCAGCGATGACGAAGAGATAGCCCGTTCGCTGTACGTAAACGTTATGTTCTTTTTGAACGTGGATGCATCTCTAAAATACAAACTTAAATACATAAGCCGAGAATTTAGATAAGCTTATCTGAGATTGATATTCTGAGATTGATATCTAGTGCAACCAAGCAACAGAGTTATCAGCTACATCCATAGTAGATCTTGTCGGCGATTAGTTGTTCAACATCCAAATGGATCGAGCAACTATAAGATCGATCGGTTTCGGACTAAGAATCGATTGCTTTCCCAGTTCTGATGAAGTCTAGTGGACTTACTCGACCTCATCGGCTTCGAGCATATCGCGGACTAAAATAACGGTACAGGAGCTATGGCGAGCGATCGCTTCTGGAATATTGCCCTGAATGACCTGTTTTAGCAAGCTTTCTCGACTAGCTCCTAGAACAATCACATCACAATGTTCTTCCTGAGCTAGGGTGACAATCGAATCAGCGATCGCATCGTTGACGATGGCGCGAGGAATCACGGGATAGGATAAGTAGCGCCGCAGTTGCTCCACTGCACTCTGTAATGCGGAAACATCCGTTGCGCCCTTGGCGGTGGGGAAAATTTGGCATACGCGCACCAGGGGAGCTTGTCCTAGGCTCAGGAGGGGTGGCAGCAGTTTCAGAGCAGCCTGGGCATTGGGGCCGCCGGCCACCGGCAGCAGCCAGCGATTGAAGCTGGGGGTTTCGCTGAGGCGCACGAGGAGAACTTCACAGGCGGCTTGGCGAATCACCGTATCAACAACGTTGCCAAAGACGCGACCGGGGGTTGAGGTATTGCCTTTCCAGCCCATTAAGATCAGGTCAATATGATGATCTTTGACGGTTTCCAGCATGGCATGGGCGGCATCATGGGCTACCCGGATTTGGGTATGCACTGGGATGCCCCAGGATCGTCCCAGAGATTCGGCCTGACGCAGCAGCCGACGGCTGGCAGTGGTGCGAACGGTGGCTTCGGAGGGTGGTGTACCGCGGGGGACGGTGATCACCTGCAGGCAATCGAGCTCGTAGTTGCGATCGCGGGCCAGCACAATGGCAAGTTTGAGCAGCAGCGGCCCGGTTTGGGGATTACTTAGGGGTACCAGAAGCCGACCTTGCCCCGTGGAGGGCGATCGCGTTTGGTAGACCACGTAGGAGGGTTCGGGCTGGGGGCCAAAAGAAGAGAGTTCGCCGCTAAGCTGGTCGGACTCGGCGCGGATAATATCGGCGCGGGTAATGATGCCGACCAGTCGCTGCCGATCGGTGACCGGTAGGCGACTGAGTTTGAAGCGATTGAGTAAATACAGAACGTGCACCAGGGAATCGTGGGATGACACAGTCACGGGCTGGGGAGTCATGATATCGACCAGACGCAGGTGACCTGTGGATCCATTGCGCCGGGAGGCATCGGCCAGGTCGGACTGGGTGACAATTCCCACCAGTTTGCCTTGATCGACGACGGGGAAGCCACGATGGTGCGATCGCGAGAAGGCCTGGATGACTTCCGGCAAAGGCATTTCGCTAGATAGGGTTTCAACCCGCCGCTGCATGAAGGTTTCAGCGGATAGGTTAGCTAGGCTGGTGTCTTGATTCTCCAGTTTATCCAGGTTAATGCCCTGCATGGTCAGCAGTCGGTTGTAGAGGGAACCGCTGACCAGACGTTCGGACACGAGGTAGGCGCTGACGGAGCCGATCATCAGCGGCAGAACAAGGTTAAAGTCCGACACCATTTCAAACACAATCACAATGGCGGTGATCGGCCCTCGGGTGATAGCGCTAAAAAAGGCTCCCATGCCAGCCAAGGCATAGGTGGTGGCGGAGGTGAGTTCTAAGCCAGGGGCAATCGCTCCCCCCACAGCCCCTTCCACGGTATGGCTGAAGAGTCCTACGAGGTAGCCCAGGGAGGAGCCGAGGAGCAGAGCTGGGGCAAAAATTCCTCCCGGCGCACCGGAGCCGTAGGCCACTAAGGTCAGCAAAAATTTCACGCTAAAGGCCAACAGCGGCAGCCGCCAGCCCTGACCCGTGCCGATTAAGAAGTCGCGCAGGCCGGTATTGTCGCGAAATTCGGGGGGCAGTAGAACCACGATCGCCCCGGATAGTAGACCAGCGATCGCCACTTTCCAAGGCAGTCCTAACCCCCGAAAGCGGCGATTGATCGCCAGGCTTAGGAAAATGCCATGGCTAAATAAGGTGCCGAGGAGGCCTGCTAGGGCTCCCAACAAAATAAAAAACGGTACGTCGATCAGAGAGAAATTGATCTCTAGGGCGCTCATGGGGCCAATGCCTAGCCCCTGCCCGCCCAACACCCGCGAGACGACAGCGCCCACAAAGGAGGCCAGGATCGCCGTACCTAGGGTGAGGCCAGAAAAGTCCTGGAGCAATTCCTCAACCACAAACAGCACCCCAGCAATGGGGGCATTAAATCCTGCGGCGAGCCCAGCGGCTGCCCCAGCGGCCAAGAGTTGCCGCCGATACTCTGGCGAGGTGGGAATCCAATGGCTGAGTTGGGAGGCTAGGGCGGCTCCAATTTGGACGGTGGGGCCCTGTCGTCCTAGGCTAAATCCAGACCCGAGGATCAGGATGACGCTGAACATTTTGACGATCGCCACCCGCAGGTTGAGGGCAATGGGTACCTGGCTGAGGGCAGCCTTCACTTGGGGAATACCGCTGCCTGCTGCTTCTGGAGACACGCGCTGCACCAAGAGACCGGCTAGCCCGCCACCGATGAGTCCCACCAGCGGTAAGACGATCCAAGCGGGATATTGGTGGGCAATCTGAATCCGCCAGCCGCCCAGCCAACCAGCTCCATGCTTCAGGGTGACGGCGGCTAAACCCGACACTAATCCAATGACACAGGCTTCGACAATGGCAATCTGTTTAGTGTCTCCCAGAAGGGGACGAAACCACTTAGCAAGGGAATGAAGCTGCATGGATAGCACATATAGGTTGGGAGAGCATGTCCGATCATCAACAGGACTGGCGATGCCGCTCCATAGCGCAGGTCGCCTATCGCGGTGCTGCTGCCGGACGTCGTTGAGGGGCGATCGCTAGCCCCAGCACCACCAGCACCCCAATGACCACGGCTCCTACCCCGAGGGGGCTGAGCACCCAAAAGGTCACGTCAATGTGATTAGCCGCATCGAGGCGCAGAGACCAGGTGAGTTGATCAGCCTCTTGGCGACTGGGGGGGAGGGAATTAGAACTGATTCGGGCTCCCCAGGGAGTGTTCAGGGTAAATTGCCAGTCCATCACAGATTGTAGGGGTAGCCAAACGGAGGTTTGATCCGTCCAAAGCGATCGCAGATCCAAATCGTAGATTAGCCGATTGCGCTGCACCACAATCAGGTTGCGTTCTTGCACCGTTAACTGAGACTGCCCAGCGGATACAGGACGGTCGATGCCGCTGAGGTTAGCCAGGGCATCGGGGGAGAAAATCTGCTGTCCGATGTGATTGAACTTATCTTGGAGATCGGCTCCGTTGTGGAACGGGATGCGGATCTGCCAGCCGTCCTCTGTGCGCAATTGGCTAGCTTCCGGGAGGGCCGCCAGGCGATCGCCCACCGCATTCAACCACTGCTCGGCGGTAAACCGCTGGAGCTGACTGAGTCCGGGATTGAGGTGAACCTGCTGCACCAAGGTACCATGCACCTGATCGCGATAGTCAATGCCCGATTCTGCTTCCACACAGCCCGAGAGGCCCAACGACATCACCAGGGCGATCGCTACCCAGAGCCGCCGCCAGTAGCCGTGATTGTTCATGTTCATCTTGCCGATCCCGCGCATCCTAACCTGCTGCATCCTAACCCTAGATGAACCATGCTAAACCACCGAGGGTGAGCGCGATCGCCCCCAGCGCCACCCAAACAAAGCGATTATCTTCGGTTTTGACTTGACTCCAGTCAATCGGCTCAGGCTCAGGCTTGGGCCGCGGTTTCGACGGACGGCTGGACGAGGGACGATAGGACGATACGCCCTGCCCAGCGGTAGACGAACCTTCTTCGAGGTTGCCGAGGTCAGGGATGGGCGTGATCCATTCAGGACGGGTTTTGAGACGAGGCGCTTTGAGGATGTAAAGCAATCGCCGGCCCTGCTTGCTGGTGGTGTAGTCCGGATGACGGCTGAGGGTTTCACAAAGGGCGATCGCCTCCTCCCGCAGACCCGCCGCTTCGTAGGCCGTCACCAGCCACATTTGCACTTCACCTCCCAAGGGAGAGATGCGGTTCACTAAAGCTGTGGCTTTTTCAAGGTGCTCGATGGCAGTGCGATACTGCCCGCGCTCAAAGGCATCTTTGCCTAAGTGGTAGAAGCGTTGAATCAAGTCTGGTTTTTCAGTCGTCACAGTGATGGGTGGCTTAGATGAGTAGCTTAACAACAGTGACCCCATGGGGCGCGATCGCCTGCCTAGCGGGAACCTCTTTCCCTGCATGAGATGTCTTTAAACTGTAGCAAGAACTTTGACCCAGCGCGTTAGCCTAGAACTAGGCTGAACGAAACCCTTCTGTGCGCTACCTCCATTGAGATTCATGCGATTCACGATCTAAATCAACTCCGAGGTTTATCATGCATACCCCATTTGTCCGCCCGTCCATCTTGTCTTGGATGCGCGTTTCCGGGCGATCGCTGCCCCTATGGCTTGGGCTCATGGGTGTCGTGGCTGCGCCCGCTGCGGCCCATTCCTATCCGCACGTTCCCGTAGAAAGCACTACACAACTGGCTCAGGTATACACCAATCGCTCCTCCTCCAGCATTTCAGAGAGCACAGTGATTGTGATTGACGGCGAGCAGTCTGATTACTATTACAACTCCACAATGCCGTTCTATAGCGATCAGAGCGATCGCTATTACCTGTCCACGCCATCCCAGTATCCCAGCACCGTCCGCTGGTCTACCCCTCGTTGGGAACAGCATCGCTCGTCGCCCACGATTACCAACAGTCGCATTGAGGATTCGGTGCTGATTAACCCAACCATTATTGACAGCCGGATTGAAGATTCGGTGTTGATTAATCCCCGGTTTGAAGACACCTACCGCCCCCGCAGATCCTCAACCTATTCCACAGGGGGCACCCGCCCGTCTTGTCTCGTCATGGCCCATTTGCGCACGGCTTGCCAGTAACGATCACTCACACCCCAGCAATCGCTACACTAGATGCATATCGATCGCCGCGACACGAAACCGATGATGCATCATGCCTCGATCCGCACCGCGAATATTCATCAAGCGATCGCTTTTTATGAACAGCTAGGGTTTGGGGTCACCGAGCGCTTTACGGCG from Candidatus Obscuribacterales bacterium encodes:
- a CDS encoding metalloregulator ArsR/SmtB family transcription factor; translation: MPAADAPTCDEPLVHLDNVRQVQPEVLSTAKAQRMAEFFSALSDPHRLKLLSALARQELCVCDLAAAVKMGESAVSHQLRVLRSQRLVTYRRQGRNVYYGLADDHIMTLYHEVAEHLD
- a CDS encoding tetratricopeptide repeat protein; its protein translation is MQMQRMLAIALGMAVVVAPGSMAVGMQPAQAVEQSTASLFASLLNQGRQQAEQGQLEAAIATYSQAIQADATHAEAYFHRGIAYHDLGDYQLAIADFSRVLQIRPDHPETLYNRGEAYAHTANAEAAIADLTQAIELAPEVVQPYLDRGLVLAATGNLPQALSDLDAAIALAPDNADAYYNRGKIYTELGNAEAALSDFNTTLRLNPELAEAYGNRGILQYQLGDSQAAMADLRQAAALFHAQGDRPGYEQTLYFIQQVQQGSEQTP
- a CDS encoding chloride channel protein is translated as MQLHSLAKWFRPLLGDTKQIAIVEACVIGLVSGLAAVTLKHGAGWLGGWRIQIAHQYPAWIVLPLVGLIGGGLAGLLVQRVSPEAAGSGIPQVKAALSQVPIALNLRVAIVKMFSVILILGSGFSLGRQGPTVQIGAALASQLSHWIPTSPEYRRQLLAAGAAAGLAAGFNAPIAGVLFVVEELLQDFSGLTLGTAILASFVGAVVSRVLGGQGLGIGPMSALEINFSLIDVPFFILLGALAGLLGTLFSHGIFLSLAINRRFRGLGLPWKVAIAGLLSGAIVVLLPPEFRDNTGLRDFLIGTGQGWRLPLLAFSVKFLLTLVAYGSGAPGGIFAPALLLGSSLGYLVGLFSHTVEGAVGGAIAPGLELTSATTYALAGMGAFFSAITRGPITAIVIVFEMVSDFNLVLPLMIGSVSAYLVSERLVSGSLYNRLLTMQGINLDKLENQDTSLANLSAETFMQRRVETLSSEMPLPEVIQAFSRSHHRGFPVVDQGKLVGIVTQSDLADASRRNGSTGHLRLVDIMTPQPVTVSSHDSLVHVLYLLNRFKLSRLPVTDRQRLVGIITRADIIRAESDQLSGELSSFGPQPEPSYVVYQTRSPSTGQGRLLVPLSNPQTGPLLLKLAIVLARDRNYELDCLQVITVPRGTPPSEATVRTTASRRLLRQAESLGRSWGIPVHTQIRVAHDAAHAMLETVKDHHIDLILMGWKGNTSTPGRVFGNVVDTVIRQAACEVLLVRLSETPSFNRWLLPVAGGPNAQAALKLLPPLLSLGQAPLVRVCQIFPTAKGATDVSALQSAVEQLRRYLSYPVIPRAIVNDAIADSIVTLAQEEHCDVIVLGASRESLLKQVIQGNIPEAIARHSSCTVILVRDMLEADEVE
- a CDS encoding DUF3153 domain-containing protein, whose protein sequence is MNMNNHGYWRRLWVAIALVMSLGLSGCVEAESGIDYRDQVHGTLVQQVHLNPGLSQLQRFTAEQWLNAVGDRLAALPEASQLRTEDGWQIRIPFHNGADLQDKFNHIGQQIFSPDALANLSGIDRPVSAGQSQLTVQERNLIVVQRNRLIYDLDLRSLWTDQTSVWLPLQSVMDWQFTLNTPWGARISSNSLPPSRQEADQLTWSLRLDAANHIDVTFWVLSPLGVGAVVIGVLVVLGLAIAPQRRPAAAPR
- a CDS encoding tetratricopeptide repeat protein, translating into MTTEKPDLIQRFYHLGKDAFERGQYRTAIEHLEKATALVNRISPLGGEVQMWLVTAYEAAGLREEAIALCETLSRHPDYTTSKQGRRLLYILKAPRLKTRPEWITPIPDLGNLEEGSSTAGQGVSSYRPSSSRPSKPRPKPEPEPIDWSQVKTEDNRFVWVALGAIALTLGGLAWFI